Within the Calypte anna isolate BGI_N300 unplaced genomic scaffold, bCalAnn1_v1.p scaffold_147_arrow_ctg1, whole genome shotgun sequence genome, the region ctataaagaggaaaaatgctgcaccatccccatttaACCCTACACTGTCAGTAATGTTctgggttcctggagaaatggaaccagctgtgggtgatgggattaaaacagcaggagaatatgaagatgctgtcatggctcctcatggggcctgggtctcagctgtaaagggaacagctgagaaactgcacctaCCCCTGTCACAAAGCCCTCGTGGTGGCTGTTGATGCTCCCAGGCATGGAACTGTCTGGGAgcaggtcacagaatcatggaatcatggaatgggttgggttgaaAGGGTTCCAGATCATCTTGTTCGaaccccctgcatgcatgggtagggacacctccctcccaactgaagccaaccctgtccctgtccccatgaaACTCACTggaaatctagacacagagagataaaagccatctcaccttcctgccctttCAACAGCCATACTCATATTGCttaaatgtgactttttctaaaatttcatGTGTTTCAGTTAGTAACTGACATCACCCTGGTGCAGGAtgcttcagagctgcagatccacatctccctctccatgctcctccatgggctgcaggggacagctgccctctccccacagcctgcaggggaacttctgttcttgcccttccttcattcactgaccttggggtcttatggagggctggcagcaggcttccacttccttctccatggacaactccagcattttctgccacagacattccatgggcacccagggcagctgctgactcctgagggaggtgctcacTTGGTAATGGAAACTCCCAGTTGCCACACATTTTATAAACCCCCAGGGTCACCGcagagacccccatgacagtggtgtccaggcaccagaccctgcatcacaaagccctggttGTGACTGTGGAAactcccaggcctggaactggctgggactgtgtcacagagcAACGGAAGCATAGAatggattgggttggaaggattaaagatcatctggttccaaacacatgcatgcatgggtagggacacctcccaccaactgaagccaaccctgcccctgtccccagtgaactcccttcttaatcccatccacaacatcagcctcagtcagagctCGTGGACAGACAGATGAGTATCAGCCAGCTGTATGCCCAGGTGGTGAAGAAGGCCAccaacatcctggcttgtagCAGGAATAGCAAGGCCaacaggagtagggaagtgatcgtGCCCATGgataaagacaggaaacagtGTTGGAAcaagttctggacactgaggcaccatcacatccttccaggaggactttggatccctgatggcactgtgaccctcatcatctcgtgaacttcccacccaccacgtcacccacctcttcaatccagacatcaccagtctggctacaacaggacaatggtagagcatggcaaagggcttgctaaaggccaggtgcaccccaggcctttctgtcccctgcccactctgcttcagcaatcccctctttgtccttcacctgcctggagcaggatggatcccatcactgtcccagggactgaggtcatagaatcacagaatcctagaatgttaggggttggaaggttGGAAGAGATTGgaaggggttggaagagatTATCCAGTCCAAgccctctgccaaagcaggatcacccagggcaggccgcacaggaacacacccagggatatgttgaaagtctccagaaaaggagactccacagcctctctaggcagcctgttccagtgctcccacaacctcacagtcaagtttctcctcatgttgaggtggaaatTTCAGTATTCTAGCTTGAACCCATTATTCATTCTCCTATTAAcggacaccactgaaaagacaTTGGCCTAttccttttgacacccacccctcagatcTTTATAGGCATTCATAAGGTTCGGtctaagccttcttttctcatgcCTAAAAAGCCCTTATCCTCTCaatctttcttcataggagagatgttcacGTTCCTTAATCATCCCCCTAGCTCTCCTTTAGACTTTCTCAAGTAGATCCCTGCCTCTTgaacaactggatccagtatttcATGTGTGGTCTCACCAAGGCAGAGTAGAAGCATAGGAAAACCTCCCTATAtatgctggacacacttttcctggtgcaccccaggacaccattggccctcttggccacaagggccCATTGTTGAAACATGAAGAGTTTCCTGTCCACTGGGACTTCACATTTTtccccatggagctgctttccagcataACATCCCCTAATCTTCACTGGTGGTTTGTGTTATTCCTACCCAGATGCAGGATTCTACCCTTGTCCTTATTGAATTGGATGAAATtcacctttgcccagctctccagcctgtccagatcccatggagagcagcacagccttctgctgTCTCAGCCACCTATCCTACCTTTGGATCATCAGGAACTTGCTGAGGTTACACTCCATTCCCTCATtcaggtcattgatgaagagATTGAccaaaactggacccagtactgatctctggggaacaccactggccacaggcctccaacttgactcTGTGCCACtcatcacaaccctctgaactctgttgttGAGCCAGTTACCAATCCACATGACAGTCCAATCATCTGTCACGTatttcttgagttttgttatgaggatgttatgggagacagtgtctaaagctttactgaagtcaaggtatatgacatccactgctctcccttcatctaCACATTTGGTCATCCCTTTGTAGAAGGATATCCGGTTAGTCAAGCAAGACTTTTCCTTAGTAAATCAatgttggctgctcctgagaaccttctttgtgtttgcacacTGAGACTACTGAATATTCTGGAAGGCAGACTTCTCCTTTCCCGCTCAGTATTGAGAGATACATTTACCATTGAAGAGATGTGGAATCCCCTCAGTTTCAATACAGATTTTCTCCTACCCCTCTTTCATCCTCCTGGGTGGTATTAACTGTAGCAAAAtggaccttccagtacctgtagGGACCCAGTGGAATCCTGAAGAGGGACTGTTTCTAAGGGCTTGGAATGAAAGGATGAGGAGCAATAGGTTTAAGTTAGGAGTTTATttggattggatgttaggaaaaagttctttaccatgagggtactAGAAAAAATGGAACAGTTGCCCATGGAGGtggctgaggcctcatcccaggagatattcaaggtcaggcttgaggaggctctgagaaAACAGATTTCGCTGATGCTGTCCCTGCTTATTGCGTGGGGTTGGACTATATGACACTGTGATGTCCTTACCACCAAAAATTATTgtgtaattctatgattctacgatcTTCAGACACCACATTTTCCTTGGAACAGGCCCAGAGCTCACCAAAGATGGGGTTTAGAAGCCCAGATCTGTTTGATGAGACCAGGGGCGGTTTACACAGACTGATAAGccaaggctcagtgctgtggaaaCTATGAGCACTAGAGCAGTATCCTCGggtgcctgaagggtgggtttAGGCATGGGGGAACTTTTCTTCAGAGTGGGAAGCAGCTTGGgcaagaaagaatggcccaaagggcagctggggatggctggagtggagagcagaagaaagaaatgtcactgcaagggccatgctggggaacaccacatcccccagaaggagcctggatcagcccaaggctctgtgtgccaaggcagaggcagggaggacacagagatgtcaggagaggaaggggacagcaagagggggcaggcgggtgaaggagcagagcctgcagggcaagaggcacaggggatgggacagcccaggacagactgtgctggagaggagagagggaaaaggtgtggaaaagctggaggcacacttggcagagccaagctctccatgcctttgctgatggctcttgtctctgtccctgatggccatgggcagacaagtggagcttccagcagcactggggctcagggcctccttgtccacgtgcaggaggctgggaggtgccatgccatagtcctgcccttggcattgcccatctccacatgccagtgctgccaggagagccctgagggctgagggagggacaggatctccctcccttgccaggggctggggctcagggctggcacctttggggaatgggctcagggctgggcccttggcagtcctgacacacagccaggcttcctcagcaccagagccacctgcaccttccttttccccacctgccatcactgcctcctgcttcctgctccccccacaccctgcagggcatgctgctttctcagggctgtccctcagggggacccaggcacatgccaagaaactttggaaactttGGAGCTGGACTTTTCCTTGGACTTTCTTGTGGAgaaagcagcttctgcagcttcctctcctttcctcttgagcaattgtcatgggctcagcTTGAAACCCCCAGAGGGCTCCtgacagctgtgagctgggctcctgggatggagggagctgctggcaagtgggcagtgctgcagagagacagctctgggcaggagcagctcctctgcagagcgcagcagggctgagggcactgccagggtatctgggggagatgagcaaggcagagagagcttcaagggggtgaagatggaggggatgaaTTCCAgctgagtggaggagaaccttcccagcttctgacatggtgagtgtctggtgcagggcagtgaagctggtgcagttcctggaggcatctcctaaagctgcagagccagaggtgctgggagctgtaaggggggaaggggctggaggtggaaggggaattgtgaagaggagtgagggggtgtgtgcaggcaggggtgcccagggcagtccttcagagcagggtcctgcagcccaggggctgtgtgctggggcagggactctgctgcctgcctgcctgcctgccaggggcagctctcagcctgcccggggagctccctggtgctggctgaagctgtggctggcaggagacagggagcacagggcagggtcctggtgctgctgagagagggatgaattgctcatggctgctcacagctccagctgatgcccagaatatttctgaggggaattttcaggagtcccttcagggtagggctttcctgctcctggctgggctctcctcaggctctgcttccacttgtctctccagggcatagaaagctctttctgcactctgcagaaggcacagagaCTCCAGTTCTCCTCATCCCTTGTCTGAGCTTCTCCTAAGCCCCTGCACACCCAGAGATCTCCCTGGataggtcctgctgctgccaggaggggtctgcagggcagagctgagcactcagtgggtgggatgggggttGTGAGCAGTGacaggcaggagagctggggacagagaaagagctgcaggcagcagagatgggcagggattgagagggagctgctgcctggaagatgatGGCAGGGAGGACTCCTGCACCTtccagccatcccctgcagagctgctgccctccctagagctaaaccctgctctctgtcacacaacacagtcccccagcccttcagatcCTGGGCACTGAATTCTGAGGATCCTTCCAGCAGCGCCTTTCCCCCCGCCCCCCAAGACAGGAGGAAAGCTGGAGTCTCTTCCTGTGTCTCCCTGTCCTGactctcttggcagcagaactttgCCAGGTTCCCCTCTtgtccctgctgcttcccttctttttaCTGGGCTTGGTGGTGAGGATTTGggtgcagctcagacactgatgctgcaggtcctgtcctgctgctgtgtccatggAGGAAAAGCATCCAAACTTACTCAGATTTGGGGCTGTAGGGACTACAGGATATGGGGTGGGGGTCAGCTCACCCTCCTGTCAGGATACCCCATCTTTAGGGTCTTTGCCTCTGAAATTCtctctgaaattctgaaattctcTCAGATTTTAACATTGGATTCAATGTCAGatcaacatttccttttttattaattcctgTAGGTCAGGACTGActtctgcagagcccagagTTCAGATGCTGCTCTGACTGACACCATCAGCCAGCACCAGCTAGAGCTCATGAATGGGACCGGCAAAAATCCTTCCTGTATGAAGTGAggtggtttggggatttttctgaatttctaaaagaatttgcacagaaaaatcagaCCTGACTTACTtaccccttttctttctctgacagtGCACCATTCCCAGAGGCatcagatgtccaacagcagctccatcagtcagttcctcctcctggcatttgcagacaggcaggagctgcagctcttgcacttctggctcttcctgggcatctacctggctgccctcctgggcaacggcctcatcatcaccaccatcgcctgtgaccaccacctccacacccccatgtacttcttcctcctcaacctctccctccttgacctgggatccatctccaccactctgcccaaagccatggccaattccctctgggacaacaccaacatctcctacaagggatgtgctgcacagctgtttctctttgtctttttgttgtCGGCagagttttatctcctgaccatcatgtcctacgaccgctacgtggccatctgcaaacccctgcactacgggaccctcctgggcagcagagcttgtgtccacatggcagcagctgcctggggctctgggtGTCTcaatgctctgctgcacacagccaatacattttccctgcccctctgccagggcaatgccctggaccagttcttctgtgaaatcccccagatcctcaagctctcctgctcacactcctacctcagggaatTTGGGCTTATTGTGGTCAGTGCTTGTATTCTTTTtggctgctttgttttcatggtggtgtcctatgtggagatcttcagggctgtgctgaggatcccctctgagcagggaagacacaaagccttttccacgtgcctccctcacctggccgtggtcgccctgttcatcagcacagccatctttgcctacctgaagcccccctccatctcttccccatccctggacctggtggtggcagttctgtactcggtggttcctccagcagtgaaccccctcatctacagcatgaggaaccaggagctcaagaaTGCCCTGGGGAAACTGATGTCTGGTGGTTTTTCAAAACGAATAAAGTGATTGATTTAACTTACAATTCTCTCTTCACATGGCTCATTACAAACCGAATTAGTTTTCAGGggggttttatttggtttggttttagaaGTGGAgtattttatttagattttactgttttccctttccaaTTATTGCACAAATAGGAATGTGCCCTTTCTCTTTATGTgtctctgtattttatttttttttacctagagTGCTGTGTCAGTCAGGAACTGTGCTCTGTTTGTGTGTATTTAAGCAGAACAAAGAACCTTCCAGTGACTCATTTGCCTGAGGCCCTTCCTTTGAGACCCTCTCATAAGCTGAagggcagtgcctgtgtgcagagGTGAAGGGGAAAGAGTCCGGGCAGAAGGGCACTGCCCGGGAGCACCAGCActtgatcttttccaagctgtccaCTTTCCAGCTCCACAGTCTCCTTCTGCACCCTTGGGTAAGGCCTGAGTGCTCTAGCAGCTTGGTCACAGCCCTGCAGTGTGACAGTTCTGTGCccgcaggcagggacagggcacgggcactgctgggacagagctggccTCCAGAACAGCCCTTCCATCATCACAGGggatctcctcagctcagctcttcttccacacttgctctccagaagctgcccaaggaggtgactctgcagagattgttgctctgctgctttctctgtgggcTCTCTCTGATGCCATCATGGTCCCAGGAGGGGATTGGGGACTTAGGGCTGGttcctttgtcacttctttggtgtccagagccctcagggatggtgaatgtTGTGCACTAATGACAGCCCATGACCCTGGAATCAGGCAGGGCCCCTCTGAGCACCCTCCATGGGCACCCAAGAGCTTGTGTGGGAGGTGGTCAGTGGCAGTGAGCACCATCAGCTGGGTCTGCCTCCCAGCttgaccagcacagcccatgagCAGAgtcagccctgggcaccccagccctgttctctgcagagcagcacccccagctcggcgtgaggagcagcctggggacagggtgcGTGGGTTCATACTTTATGAACCTTTGTCACCTTTGAGTGTTTCCTGCTGGTGGCCACATCTTGGGTTCAGTGCTGGTCTCTCTGTCACCTTTCCTAAAAGTTTCATGGGCTGGAAGCTCTGTCCTGAGAGCGTAACTGCACCTTTGTTACAGACATTTCTGCTAGACATGAATGACCAGAAGGTGTATTACCTTGTGGTCAGCATCACCTCTGTCCCTGAGATGCTGATCCGGCCAAAGCTCCTGCAGAGCACTCCAGGCCGCTCTGGAGAGGGATTGCTGAACCAGAGTgggcagaggaaagaagggCATGGGGTtcacctggacttcagcaagccTTTTGACATTGTCTGTTGTTGTATATTAATACCCAGATGGGTGATGTCTGGATGTAAAACCTGGAAGATGCTGTGGGTGGGGAGGTCACTAGTCGATGAGAGCCACATGCCATCAGTGAttcaaagtcctcctggcagacagtgatggtgcctcagtgaCCAGCACTTCATCAGATTATATTCTCTCTCTTTATAATGCCCTGTGGGATTGGACAAAAGGCACTCTCAGCCCCTTTGTGAATGAAGGTATGCTGGGGGAGCCCTTAAGAaacctcatctggttcatcctgccttgagcagggcactcagacaaggagatgctcagaggtctcttccagaCTGGAATATTCTGTGACTCATCAACCTCTCACTCCAAGAActctttgaagaaagaaaaaggatggTGAAAAGACAAAGAGGCAGAACTAGAGCCCCCAAAATacctcagctcctctgagcGATGTTTCTTCATTTGAATCACTGGCAGAAACTTTCCATTGGTGAGTGGTGGTACAGTATTACTTGTTCCCAGAATGAGTGTCAGCAGCTTGCAAGGACATCCAGATAGGGTTTATCATTTAAAAAGTATGAATAAAACAATGACCGTTCCAGGATCAtttattccatgattctgtgacacagtcgCAGCCAGTTCCAGCCCTGGGcgtctccacagccaccaccagggctttgtgatgaGGGGTTTGGT harbors:
- the LOC115600214 gene encoding olfactory receptor 14A16-like produces the protein MSNSSSISQFLLLAFADRQELQLLHFWLFLGIYLAALLGNGLIITTIACDHHLHTPMYFFLLNLSLLDLGSISTTLPKAMANSLWDNTNISYKGCAAQLFLFVFLLSAEFYLLTIMSYDRYVAICKPLHYGTLLGSRACVHMAAAAWGSGCLNALLHTANTFSLPLCQGNALDQFFCEIPQILKLSCSHSYLREFGLIVVSACILFGCFVFMVVSYVEIFRAVLRIPSEQGRHKAFSTCLPHLAVVALFISTAIFAYLKPPSISSPSLDLVVAVLYSVVPPAVNPLIYSMRNQELKNALGKLMSGGFSKRIK